AAAATTCATAGACAATCTTATGAAGCTGAAACATCTCAAAGAAAAGGAATTTAAGTGTTGTTGTggaaaacaatgtttttatttttatttttaaataattctgtGATGATGCTTTAGTCTTAGCTTAGCAAATGACAGGAGGCAGCAGTCATAAGCAATTTGCCTTCTGCTCTACTAGCTCTTACATCACTTTGTGTTGTTGGTAATAGCAATGATGTTTGATGTTGGGAAAGTATTCAAATTTATCAGAAAATATCCTGAGTTTACTAACAGAGTGTATATTTaaagattgaaactttgaaaaatattcttgaattaCTTGGCCAGCAACATAACAtgtatcatgataaaaaaaagtagaaaaaaaaaattgtattgttaCCAAACATGGTCAACCTGGTTGCTGAATAGGAAGAATGTATATATGCACAAACCATTACCTGGAATATTATTTTCCTGTCATGTGTTTGGTTATCTCAAGTCTGAACAATAGTTGGCTATTGTGTTTTCTGTTTGCAAGCTGTTAATTAGTGaaattcatcatcttttttgtaCTGAACtgatcaccttttctttttttcttcatatgcaATATGCTatggctgattttttttttatttggtattgtTTAGGCATCATATTTACGAAAAGCATGGAGGCCCCAAGTCTGTTGAGCTCAAAGAAATTGGTCCACGTTTCGAAATGCGGCTTTATCAGGTATCTCTAATATCAATTAGTTCAATTTTTTACCGTGCGTAAGATTTCTTGCCTCGAAGTTAGAAATGGCTTCCGtgatattctaattttatttttccgtGATAGAGAAATTGTAGACATCTAGAATCTGATTGATATCAGTTATTGGCAAAACATTATTACATCACTTATATAGCCTCTGCAATGCCTTCTGATATTATTACTAATCGTCAGTGTAATTTTTGGATTATTGATGTTTCTGTTTCTACATTGGCTCTGCAGATAAAGTTAGGGACAGTGGATCAGACCGAAGCACAAAATGAATGGGTGCTCAGACCATACATGAACACAACAAAGAAACGGAAGTTTATTGGAGATTGACATAAGCCTCAGGAACTAATATCGAACTTTGTACCTTCATTTCTTCTGTCTTGGCAATTTTGGTATCAAATATATGCACGAGCCCAATTATATTTGCTCCTGTTGAAGTTATTTTCCCATCGAATGAGTAGATATGTATCTGTGCTCTCTCTCGAACACTTCAAGCCATTAACCAAGACATTTACACGcccttgtcaattttttttttcttctgaattcATGGAGATTTTCGTATTTCAGCAACAAATGATGATCGTATGgcatgaaaaatagaaaataaatgccCTTGACAGTATTGATCTGAAAAGGAGACCGGGATGGTCAATTTCCAGCACCGGGTATGATGTGATGATATTCCTGAATTCCAGggcacaagaaaaataatgaaagagcGGGGAAAAAATCAACGATGTTCCACAAAACGACTTCAAATGAATGGCAGTGATTTCAATTCTTGGAAGAGTTTCCCGTGACTAGGTTAGCTAGTTGATATGAATATTACAACAAAATCCCTTTGCAAGCAAGATTTCTCTTTTTTGCACTGTACAGTACAGATAAACGACTCCACACAAGAGTGCCCTTCATCTTCTTCCTATCAGATACAGATACTGCCAGAAAAGCTAAACAGTTACTTGCCAGTTGGCGTTACTTCTCGTCTCTATCTGCAAGTTATTGCTTACAACTTGGGCGATTAAGTGGGGAAAGTAAAGGCTACTCCTCCATGGTTGTTTCCCCGTTTGCACCACTTTTTGGTGGCATGCCATCTTCATCATTTGGGCAAGCTTCGCTCACCTTTCCCCCATTCAATTGGTTATCAGGTTGCAAATCCCCGTCTTCACCACTTGGAATATCATCAATCTCTTTTGATTCCTTTGCCTGGTTGTCTTCACCACTTGGAATATCAACAATCTCTTTCGATTCCTCTGCCTCGTTTTCATCTGGTGTATCATTGATAATTGCGCCCTTTGCAGGAGCAGGTCCATCAGATGGATACGCAATGTAGTGCTCATGCTGATAGCCCATCATACGTGCCTGGAATCAAGATTAACCATGACTTCAATCACTGGAACTTTATACAGCAGACTAAGATAAAATTTGTAAGTGGATTTTAATTGGCAGCCAACAACAAAGCGGATGCACCGCATCACAGGCTGGAAAAGGTTTCTTCATCTTGCAAAATAAAGATCAAGCTACTTTATGCACGTGACTTAGCATATCACCCAACAGATGGGGAGTGACAGTGTCAATGTCTTGGGAGGTATTAACAAGAACAAGCACACCCTTTTAAGAATAATGCAGAAGATTTTCTtaggagaagaaaatgaatgaaTATGAAAAGTACAAACCAAAGCCTCAAAACCAAAAGCCAGATTGATACCTCTGACAATAAACTACTAAAGTTCAGACCAGGTGAGAATCTGATAACTTTAAAATATCTGAACAAGACAAAGCCAAAGGTCTTGTCAAGTTGATCCATCACAAACTACAACTTGTTAGGCAAGCTTTGATTCACACCgcatgtgtttgtgtgtgtgcaCTGGTGTGTTTGCAGGTGTGTATAAGCTTCATCAGCCTAAAATGCTTTATTCTTTACTCTGCAATATGCACAACTTTCACCTAACATGGGGCAGGTTGCCCTTCATATTTTATTAAGGTATCTTTAACAAATCATTTTCATAAAGGAACTAAGCAAGGCATTCTCCCATTTACTTACTGGGCTGTGCTAGTTTTGGGTGTGCGTACAAGTTTTAGGTTTTAAGACAGCCTACTTCTCAAGACTGTTCCTCAACTTAATGAATTGAAGAGGTTTTAAGACAGCCTACTTCTCAAGACTGTTCCTCAACTTAATGAATTGAAGAATCAACCATAAAACAAGACGTGAAAGGCATATGAAGCAAAGAGCTATATACCTGATGCAATTGATTCATTTTATCCATTACAATGTGGCCCATCTCCTCAACGTTGCTAACAAAATAAGGTTGTCCAATGTCTTCAACTTGCCGCTCTGTATATGTCGAAACTTCACCAAAATTCAGCGCAAGGCGATCAGGTCTCTGAAGCAAATGTTGAAATGTAGGCTGCAGTTCATAACATTGTTCAAACAGAGATCGGCGGCAAAATACATATAGTCCAAGTCGGGCACGGGACATGGCAACAACTAATCTTCTAACATCACGAAGGTGACCCACAAAGCGAGAACGCACTAGAGAgagcaaaataaaatcattttgctGTCCTTGAAACTTATCAACAGTGGCGACCTGTACATGAGCATTGATGATGATTATAATGATATTGAATAAATACATACGCACGTATGGTAcatacgtgtgtgtgtgtgtgtgtgtgtgtgtgtgaaagcCTGCTGCCTGCTGCCTGAATTGCAACAATGGTGTTAAGAGTAACAAGATGGCATTGGTGCAACAAAAGATGCCCCATGGATGGAATTGGTCATTCCATGTGCACCAACTCacatgtataacttttatttggTCATCAAGCAACTAGATGAACCTCATTCTAAGCAAAAGTATATAAATATGTGAAAATCAACCTTTAGAAAAATTACTCATTTTTCATAGTCATTATGCCTAGTTAATGTAAGAGAAGCAATCAAGCATCTTACCTTGCAGGGTGGGCCTATAAAGTCATAAGGGATGCATCTTCTGTTGATAACATCACGAATAAGAAGTTTTTGCCCATTGTAAGTGGTCAATATGGAGATCTTGTTTGCAGGATATCCAAGCAAACGCATGTATATATAAACACTAACAATGTATTCAGCCTCTCCCTCATTTTGATAGAACCAGGGAGAAGGAGCAGTCTCGCCTCTCCCATGATAATCAGGCACGTCCACTAACTGGTAATCATAGGAGAACCCAGCATTTGCATTCTTAAAGATAGCCCCCTCCTTTACATAAGGAAGGTCTCCCAAATCTCTGTATCTCCAATTGTAAAGCTTAGCTATGCTTGGCCTGGCTCTACCCTGGGCATTGAGCTCAATATAAGGAATACCCAGCCGAACAAACCTAGTGAATAAGCTCTGATCCATGTGGCTATACTTCTGAAAAGCCATGTTTTTCACAACAGGAGGCAACTGGTGATGATCACCAATCAGTATGCAGCGTTTAAGACGTGCATGACCATCCTCCTGCCTCTGAAGTAACATTGGTATGAAAGTTTCAATCTCCAATATTTGGGCACTTTCTTCCATCAGCAAGTTGTCATACTTAAAACCCAACTGGAGGAAGTCCTTTCTCTTCAGAGCTGCATGTGTACAGGTCATTGCCACTATCTTTGCCTGTTTTGTCATTAGGTAATTTGCTCTATCAGCTGTTGATTTGAGCAATTCAAAAGCCCTACACTCTTCTAGTTCTTGGAACATAGTCTTAAGATGACGAAAGCACCCTTTTGCTGCCCGCATGTCTTTCTCAAATGATTGACCAGTAAAAACTGGCTGAGGGGTGTTGGAGAAGAACTCCTTAAAAGGAAAACGGTCCTGGACAAGTGTTGGTTTATCTTCGTTATCCGCACAAGTAGCAAGGAATTGCTCCCAGCGTGAATATACATGCAGTAACCAAAAGTATCCAGCAGTTTCACAAGTATAAGCTACATCCTCAGGAAGTTGGAGAGATCTTGCAAGCCTCTCCACTTCACTAAGCAATTCCAACCGTCGAACAAGCATTGCATTGACACGCCCTTGCCTACTGAAGTCAAGATCAGTTGCTAGTTCTTGTTCACCTTGACCAAGTCGAAGAAGATACCGTGCTGGCACATCTCTCTAAGAAACGATGAAAAAGTTCCAGGCATTAAGGCAACATATACACGAAATAAGCTTTTCTAGATACAGAACAGGCTTTAATATCAAGAACACCAGTGAATGCTCCATATCAAGAGTGCAAAACTCAAGGGATCATATTCACAAATAGCAACTATCTAAATTACTAGTCTTTATGTCAATATCCACATGAATATATTTCAAACCTAATACCTGCATTATCTTCTCAAACAGGTCATTCAAGGCCTGGTTGGAATGGGTGATTATTAATGTTCTCTGGGATGGACAATTATGATATAGAACATTCATGATTTGCACGGCTGTATCAGTCTTTCCAGTACCAGGAGGCCCCACAACCATGGTTAGTCCTGGCTGGATACCAGACATGATCGCTCCAATCtgcataagaaaaacaaatgcaatCATTCAAATAGAAAGTAAAAGCATGTTTCTTATCCATCATTATCCACTTCAATGCTTGTCAACCTTGTAAGTGAAAAAAGAGACCATGGTGCCAACATTTAGAAGAATCTGTTAGATTATAAACCCCCAATGTAGACACATAAAAGCTTAAGAAAATGATGGACGTCAAAAGCAACAAAAAGTTCAATTATCCAGTAAATCACAAATAGTTGAACTGTTTCTCATTGCAGAAGTAATGTGTTTGAAACTTGGATTTGCACCCATttttacaaacaataaaaagcaaagagagaagagaaactAACAAAGGATTCCACCCATTAAATAAATACCAAAAGATCCCACAGACTAGGTAAATGAGTTGCCATTCACCTGTGTCGATGTAAATCTGACTGAATTCTGGTTTGGCTGATCTTGAGGATAAGGTCCTGGATCAGGAGGAATGTACGCCTCAACAATAAGTTCTTCTTTTTCCCTACCAGAATCCACCATATTGACACCATTTTTGGAATCAATAGTAGATTTCTCATTCCCTGGAATTGCATGAGTGTAGCCCTTCAATTTTTCTGGAAGCCTAATTCGAAAAGGAGGTCTTGGATTCAAGTTAGCCGAACCATCTGGATTTACAAAACAAACCTGCAGAAAAGAAAGATGAGTGCGTTgtaaatttatgtttctctttagAATGAACATACTAGGGAAAATCAGCATTCACCACACACCATCTTTTTAAGGCATTAACCTCCTTAAAATGTGTTTGTATTGTCTCTAAACAACAGAAATTTATGTGACTTACAAAATTTCCACCTGTAAAAGGCATTGCCATTGCAACCATATAGCTCATGAATGATCCCACAATCAAATATTTCGCTGTAGACTCCAGAAATGCTTAAAACTCATGGATAATGAAGGACTACAAGAATTAATGTCTGATTATAGtcttaaattatattcaatatttttttgcagTACTATATTTGCTAAAGAGTAGCCAAAAGTAGCTTTTATTAGGAATCTAATTACATTTATATTCCATAGGGTTTCATGTAGTCTACTTTTCCTGTCATTATTGGGTAtagatttttcaattttcttatagGTTTGGTACCTATATAGAGCATCATATTTacacatttaaaaacaattgtctGAATACTGACtgatcaaataaaacaaaataaagggaACAGAACAGGAAGAAAGCTACAAAACCTCATTTGCACCTTATGATGATAAACAACTTAAATAAAGTGTTTGGAAGGGAGGGAGATGACTCCCTGATGCGGACGGCAAGAGAAGCAAGAATGATGACTTTTTATAGGCAAGGGTATTTctgtaattttcattttatatgggAAATCTGAAAAATTGTCCAAGTCTAggttattttctatttagtattcTATCGGATCTAAAGTAATTAGCTTCATCAGGTTTTCCTATTCCAAACAGGAATAGTTATGTTGGAGGTTCAGGAATCCATGTCCTTGTTGGATTTGGACAACTAAAACTCTATAAATAAGCATGCAGTCTATCAATATTTTAGAATGCAATGATATCAAATAATTTCCATCAAAGCTTTGATTGCATGACTCAATCTCTTCTTAGGAGCGACTCTTAAGAACCATATGTGTGACTCCTACAACCTATCTACATCCTTCCTTGTATTCCTTCATAAATTCACAACAATACAGCCCTAAACAACTGCTAAAAGTCAAGATTCAGAACAGCCCCTAAGCTATCCTGCATCACTTCCCCTATCTCAGTATTTTAGCAAAAGCCTATATATGCAAATAAAAGGGGAAACAAAAAccaatgtccaatcatagaagCAAAGAATAAGCAATACGAACCTGGTGATCTGGAAAACTCTCCTTTAAATGGTCTGCATCCAAGAAAGTATCTTTGAAATCTACTTTCTGAAGATGATCAGGCATTTTGGTCCATTGTGCTGCAGAAGGATCCCCATAGCCCAGAAAAATGTTGTGCAACCAGTCAGGAACAATACAATATTCATTCATAAGATCTCTTATAGATTCTAAGATTGCTTTGAAGTTATTTTCCTTAGGTTTCCTCCTCATCAGCACATTAAATGTCCCATAAATGTCTTCAGCACCTCTTTCTGCAATATCAGTGACATCCATGTGGTACTGGGCTGTATCTAAAGCAACGGTTACAGTTCTAAGTTCACCTTTTGGTGGTTTCCACTCCTCCCGTTTAATTCTTCCTGTGAAATCATTCATGAGTGTTCCCTCCTCATCACGGATATCAATAATTTCACATCCCCGCACATATTGGAGGCCAAGCCTCTCTGGAACACTGGCCTTCTCAGCTTCCTCGGCACTTAGAGGCTCAAATGACGGGCGAACTGAAAGTAAGAATAAAACATCATGCTCCTTCAGAGCATTCCATTCAGATCTTATTCGTGCTTTATAACTCGAAATGCTAAAAGTAATTTTTGCTGTCACAGATGATGGCTTGACTTCACCGATATTTGGCTGTTTGACCTCGGTGATCCTAAATTCTTTTATTGGCACAGCCATTCTTGACCAACCACGAAAAGCAGTTTCTCCCTCATTATTAATGTATGGAAGGAGATGTGGTGTGGCTTCCTGAATATCTTCACGAATCTCATATGTTGATTCAAGCCGGAAGAGATTAAAATTCCTTAAAAGGTAATCATGAAGTGTTAAAAACTGCAGATTAAGTTTAGGAAGTGCCAGACAACCTTCTCCAGAATAGTTAATGCTAGGCACAACACTCTCATCCCACATAATCTGTTCATTTGGATAAAGTGGAAGAGCATTTATTGCTTCTTTTTGAGACTGCTGTCTCTCAAAGAAGGAGACCATGACttcaataagaaaatcaactcttTCAGACCAGGGATCTTCCGCGGAGACCAGTTTGAGCTTATAAAAGAAGTTAAAATGTCAGTGAGTAGATGTCTACTTGTTCCAGTATCAGCACACTTGCACATTGATCAatgtaaaaactaaaattcaaaaagatcTGAAGTTTTCACACTACAACATCTACACTTCAGACTTGAACAGACATGTAGCAACAAAAAAGCCAGCAAACTGACAGCTGATTTTTGACAGGCTgtcttttatatacaaaaaggcATGGTGGGTTGAAGGAGTTAAAACATTCTCGTTAGACATAACATAGACAAAGAGTTCTTCTCCCTGTGATTGATTGTCTACCTCTGCAGCTTTTACATTCaatttatagaagaaaaaaaaagtattgtgaTTATCTAAGAACTCAGTGGCACCCCCTTTTTTCTATCTGATTTGGCGTTAGAACTGTATATGTATCGAACTTTTAGCATTTTCCTTGCATATATACTCCACTCAATGATATTCTTAGTATATTAGCTATCAAAAGTTGAGGACTTTGATTTCATGAAAACAATGAAGCTATGAAGTTCTACTTGAGTTCCAATTACCAATTAAACAAGCAGCAATTTACTTTAGGCAGTTACAAATAAGTTTGATTGAACATTAATAGGCGCATTGCACTATAAGTTGCAAACAACTCTATACCAAAGTAAAGACCAATCAAAGTAATAACAAATGAGCATACATGGAAGCATAACATGATGACAATAACCAATTATGAAATAACACTAGCATGGAGTAGAAAAATCAGCTGAGATAAAATGGAGAACATTAACCTAGTTGGAGTACATATCATCCTTCACATACCTTACAGCAAACCAAGTCCTTCAACTCTTCGGGAGAGAGCACAGACAATTTCTTGGAGAGATCAGCTCGCTTGTGGATTGCACCAACGTTAGACAATGCAAGTTCTCGCAGCTACAACCAAAGTGGGttgtttataaaatcaaaagataattaatgtCACAAGAAAGATCAACTATAAAAAGCTGCATCCTTTTGCAACAGACAGTAGTTAGAATTTCAGCAGTTACATATGAAATACCTTGGGAATTTTCTTAAAGGCAAGGAGCTGGAAGGCTTGGAAACGCTCATAATGAGATCGAACCACTTCATCATCTGTTAATTGTGTGCCATAATAATCATTAATCTCAAACCGCTCATAGAACTGCAGCAAGTCAACCAGTTGAGCAAAGAGTTTCCCTTTTTCATGTCTGTAGAGAGCACTTAAATGACATTTCGCAACAACAGCAACATCAGCTACAAGAGGCCTCAGATACCTATACATggtagaaaacaaagaaaagggaaaataaaaaacatagaatgAAATGAACTGGTGTATGGAGAATATCAACATCTTGAAAGCATTAGATGCACTTGTAAAGCAAGATTGGTTTTGAATTAGAAACATTCAAGACATGAACTATATAAGAACCAGcctgtaataattaaaaaacttgaagaagaaaacaaagctaAGTGAAAatgaaacagagagagagaaagaggaagagagagatgaATATACCTCCTTGTTGGCAGTTGACTTAACAGATCAATTAGAAACTCCATAAACCTCTCACAATACAAGACTGCAGCATCATCAATTTCATATTCATTAGCAGAGCTTTTCTGGGGAAAAACTTTGAAATCAAGCACCTAAGagagggataaaaaaataataggttagctttgaaacatgttttaaggggaaaaaaacagatACTGactgcattgtgttttaaggtAAGACTTTACATCAAGAAACTCTTCAGTGAAATTCCTCAAAAACCTCACTTCAAGCGAGGTTGACGGGTTGAAAACTTCTCCTCGTTTAGTTGCCTCTTCAGCCTCTTTTCTTATGGT
This region of Populus alba chromosome 3, ASM523922v2, whole genome shotgun sequence genomic DNA includes:
- the LOC118054254 gene encoding uncharacterized protein; amino-acid sequence: MTKVYGTGAYDFKRHHVAEYPLDLSATRTETKSADSKPGSTTLPSSITLSEIQRDRLTKIASANWLKTTTFAVADGGDMVAEEEERRGFDAELVKKIYETELKVKEGRKTVPLQRVMILEVSQYLENYLWPNFDPETATFEHVMSMILMINEKFRENVAAWSCFYDRKDVFKRFLDRVLHLKEGRELSTAEKTNYLVFMINAFQSLEDEMVSQTVLRLASFESWHSLSYGRFQMELCRNNKLIKKWRKTIRKEAEEATKRGEVFNPSTSLEVRFLRNFTEEFLDVLDFKVFPQKSSANEYEIDDAAVLYCERFMEFLIDLLSQLPTRRYLRPLVADVAVVAKCHLSALYRHEKGKLFAQLVDLLQFYERFEINDYYGTQLTDDEVVRSHYERFQAFQLLAFKKIPKLRELALSNVGAIHKRADLSKKLSVLSPEELKDLVCCKLKLVSAEDPWSERVDFLIEVMVSFFERQQSQKEAINALPLYPNEQIMWDESVVPSINYSGEGCLALPKLNLQFLTLHDYLLRNFNLFRLESTYEIREDIQEATPHLLPYINNEGETAFRGWSRMAVPIKEFRITEVKQPNIGEVKPSSVTAKITFSISSYKARIRSEWNALKEHDVLFLLSVRPSFEPLSAEEAEKASVPERLGLQYVRGCEIIDIRDEEGTLMNDFTGRIKREEWKPPKGELRTVTVALDTAQYHMDVTDIAERGAEDIYGTFNVLMRRKPKENNFKAILESIRDLMNEYCIVPDWLHNIFLGYGDPSAAQWTKMPDHLQKVDFKDTFLDADHLKESFPDHQVCFVNPDGSANLNPRPPFRIRLPEKLKGYTHAIPGNEKSTIDSKNGVNMVDSGREKEELIVEAYIPPDPGPYPQDQPNQNSVRFTSTQIGAIMSGIQPGLTMVVGPPGTGKTDTAVQIMNVLYHNCPSQRTLIITHSNQALNDLFEKIMQRDVPARYLLRLGQGEQELATDLDFSRQGRVNAMLVRRLELLSEVERLARSLQLPEDVAYTCETAGYFWLLHVYSRWEQFLATCADNEDKPTLVQDRFPFKEFFSNTPQPVFTGQSFEKDMRAAKGCFRHLKTMFQELEECRAFELLKSTADRANYLMTKQAKIVAMTCTHAALKRKDFLQLGFKYDNLLMEESAQILEIETFIPMLLQRQEDGHARLKRCILIGDHHQLPPVVKNMAFQKYSHMDQSLFTRFVRLGIPYIELNAQGRARPSIAKLYNWRYRDLGDLPYVKEGAIFKNANAGFSYDYQLVDVPDYHGRGETAPSPWFYQNEGEAEYIVSVYIYMRLLGYPANKISILTTYNGQKLLIRDVINRRCIPYDFIGPPCKVATVDKFQGQQNDFILLSLVRSRFVGHLRDVRRLVVAMSRARLGLYVFCRRSLFEQCYELQPTFQHLLQRPDRLALNFGEVSTYTERQVEDIGQPYFVSNVEEMGHIVMDKMNQLHQARMMGYQHEHYIAYPSDGPAPAKGAIINDTPDENEAEESKEIVDIPSGEDNQAKESKEIDDIPSGEDGDLQPDNQLNGGKVSEACPNDEDGMPPKSGANGETTMEE